A genomic segment from Gossypium hirsutum isolate 1008001.06 chromosome D04, Gossypium_hirsutum_v2.1, whole genome shotgun sequence encodes:
- the LOC107945128 gene encoding peroxidase 10, with the protein MAHKLVFSHNIASFIPFLLVFHFIPVVVSQFPYGYSQLSYRFYDWSCPRLTNMVKYGVWAAYRNDTRIAASLLRLHFHDCFVNGCDGSVLLDDTDDMTGEKNALPNRNSVRGFEVIDNIKEDVERFCPSTVSCVDILTLAAREAVVLAGGPSWPVMLGRRDGVTASQRAANEQLPSPFEPLENITAKFTSKGLDLKDVVVLSGAHTIGFAQCFTFKNRLFNFRGSGKPDPMLDSSALTNLQTMCPNIDSSNTNLAPLDSGSMYRFDNKYYTNLVNNAGLLESDQVLMQDSKTAAMVNSYSMNSFLFGNDFGTSMAKLGNIGVLTGNKGQIRKKCGAVNV; encoded by the exons atGGCTCACAAACTCGTCTTCTCCCACAATATAGCTAGTTTTATCCCTTTCCTTTTAGTCTTCCACTTTATCCCCGTCGTGGTCTCACAGTTTCCATACGGATACAGTCAGCTGAGCTATCGTTTCTACGATTGGTCTTGCCCTAGATTGACCAACATGGTTAAGTATGGCGTCTGGGCTGCTTATAGGAACGATACCAGGATTGCTGCCTCCCTCCTTCGCTTGCACTTTCATGATTGTTTCGTTAAT GGTTGCGATGGATCGGTACTCCTCGACGACACTGATGACATGACGGGCGAAAAGAACGCTTTACCGAACCGAAATTCAGTTCGAGGGTTTGAAGTTATAGACAACATAAAAGAAGATGTCGAAAGGTTTTGCCCATCAACTGTTTCATGTGTCGATATATTGACTCTTGCAGCAAGGGAAGCTGTTGTCCTG GCAGGAGGGCCGTCGTGGCCAGTAATGTTAGGGCGACGAGATGGGGTAACCGCAAGTCAACGAGCAGCTAATGAGCAATTGCCATCACCTTTTGAGCCTTTGGAAAATATTACTGCAAAATTCACATCTAAGGGTCTTGACCTTAAGGATGTTGTTGTCCTTTCag GAGCTCATACCATAGGTTTCGCTCAATGTTTCACTTTCAAAAATAGACTCTTCAACTTTCGAGGCTCAGGTAAACCGGACCCTATGCTCGACTCTTCAGCACTCACCAATTTACAAACCATGTGCCCAAACATTGACTCCTCGAACACCAACCTCGCCCCGCTCGACTCGGGTAGCATGTATAGGTTCGACAACAAGTACTACACGAACCTTGTGAACAATGCCGGGCTTCTCGAATCCGATCAAGTCCTGATGCAAGACTCGAAGACCGCTGCGATGGTTAATTCCTATAGCATGAATTCTTTCCTTTTCGGGAATGATTTTGGGACATCAATGGCTAAGCTTGGGAACATTGGTGTTCTTACTGGGAATAAGGGACAAATTAGAAAGAAGTGTGGGGCAGTTAACGTatga
- the LOC121216137 gene encoding serine/threonine protein phosphatase 2A 55 kDa regulatory subunit B beta isoform: protein MEGKLVSCINQMVLLRSLAIQLRARYTWYLYVLHVLLLFSLHLHAIVSFSVDIISAIEFNRNGDHLATDDRGGRVVLFERTDTQDHVGHRRDLEKMDYPINRHPGFHYKTKFQSHEPKFDYLKSLEIEEKINKIRWCQSFNGALFLLSTNDRTIKL, encoded by the exons ATGGAAGGAAAActagtttcatgcattaatcagATGGTCTTACTTAGGAGTCTGGCCATACAA TTGCGGGCACGATATACTTGGTACTTATATGTCCTACATGTTCTGCTTCTCTTTTCACTTCATTTACATGCCATTGTTTCTTTTTCAGTTGATATCATATCTGCAATTGAATTCAATAGAAATGGCGATCACCTTGCTACCGATGATCGTGGGGGTCGGGTGGTTTTGTTTGAAAGGACTGACACTCAAGAC CATGTTGGACATCGAAGAGATCTAGAGAAGATGGATTATCCAATCAATAGGCATCCTGGGTTTCACTACAAAACAAAGTTTCAGAGCCACGAACCTAAG TTTGACTATCTGAAGAGCTTGGAAATTGAGgagaaaattaacaaaattaggtGGTGTCAGTCATTTAATggtgctctttttcttttgtcgaCAAATGACAGAACAATCAAGTTATGA